A genomic region of Photobacterium swingsii contains the following coding sequences:
- the xerD gene encoding site-specific tyrosine recombinase XerD, with translation MWMERGLSENTLMSYRNDLLKLQHWLADNGLTVLTVSEDDLHQYQQWLFDADYKQTSRARMASAIRRLFQYLNREKMRPDDPSAMLASPRLPKRLPKDISEAEVDALLDAPDPNDPLELRDKAMLELLYATGLRVTELVSLTMENVSLRQGVVRVIGKGEKERLVPMGENAIDWIEQFIETGRPQLLGEKSSDVVFPSRRAKQMTRQTFWHRIKHYAVLAGIDTEKLSPHVMRHAFATHLLNYGADLRVVQMLLGHSDLSTTQIYTHVATERLKQLHQTHHPRA, from the coding sequence ATGTGGATGGAAAGAGGGCTATCGGAAAATACCCTAATGTCATACCGCAATGACTTATTGAAATTACAGCACTGGCTGGCCGATAACGGATTAACGGTTCTGACAGTATCAGAAGATGATTTACACCAATACCAGCAGTGGTTATTTGATGCCGATTATAAGCAAACTTCTCGTGCAAGAATGGCTTCTGCAATTCGTCGTTTGTTCCAATATTTGAACCGAGAAAAAATGCGTCCTGATGATCCCAGTGCGATGCTTGCAAGTCCTCGGTTACCGAAACGTTTACCGAAAGATATCAGCGAAGCGGAAGTGGATGCGTTATTGGATGCCCCAGATCCCAATGATCCGCTCGAACTGCGTGATAAAGCCATGTTGGAGCTCTTGTATGCGACTGGCCTGCGTGTAACCGAACTGGTGAGCTTGACCATGGAAAACGTCAGCTTGCGCCAAGGTGTAGTACGCGTTATCGGTAAAGGTGAGAAAGAACGGTTAGTACCGATGGGAGAAAATGCCATCGATTGGATTGAGCAGTTTATCGAAACAGGACGGCCGCAGCTTTTAGGTGAAAAAAGCTCGGATGTGGTATTCCCCAGCCGCCGAGCCAAGCAGATGACACGCCAAACATTTTGGCACCGCATTAAGCACTATGCGGTATTGGCGGGAATTGATACGGAAAAATTATCACCGCACGTGATGCGTCACGCCTTTGCCACACATCTATTGAACTACGGGGCCGATTTACGTGTAGTACAAATGCTATTGGGTCATAGTGATCTCTCGACCACACAGATCTATACTCATGTTGCAACAGAGCGCTTGAAGCAACTTCATCAAACGCATCACCCACGAGCGTAA
- a CDS encoding IS3 family transposase (programmed frameshift), with product MTIPNKHYVKRTQRDYTLGFKLQVVDAIEKGDMTYKQAQSIYGIQGRSTVLTWLRKHGKLDWTTCPRKNTMPKSPRANETPAQKIKRLEQELEDERLRCLLLNRVVDILDAEHGMSLRKKYIAKGARSLQKERKVSLSKACSLLDISRQCVYQREKREATRQAELAPVRGMVLELRRFMPRLGTRKLYFLLKPKLIAKGIKLGRDALFNYLREERLLVKPKRSYTKTTNSRHWMKKHPNLLKEVVPSKPEEVLVSDITYVQSSEGVHYLSLVTDAFSRKIMGYEVSNEMKASDVVKALDMTLKTRCYRHATIHHSDRGLQYCSSLYQEKLKKHGIIPSMTDGYDCYQNALAERVNGILKQEFLLTQCKGLNELKTLVEESIYTYNEMRPHLSLGMDTPNKMHEKSQQLALLAY from the exons ATGACCATTCCAAATAAACACTACGTTAAGCGCACTCAGCGTGATTACACACTAGGCTTTAAATTACAGGTTGTAGACGCCATCGAAAAAGGCGACATGACCTATAAACAAGCCCAATCAATTTACGGCATACAAGGTCGTTCGACCGTTCTTACTTGGTTAAGAAAGCATGGAAAATTGGATTGGACTACCTGTCCAAGGAAGAACACGATGCCAAAGTCACCAAGAGCGAATGAAACGCCGGCCCAGAAAATAAAACGACTTGAACAAGAGCTCGAAGATGAACGCCTTAGATGTCTTCTTCTCAACAGAGTTGTCGATATTCTTGACGCTGAGCATGGGATGTCGCTAAGAAAAAAGTATATAGCGAAGG GAGCAAGAAGCCTTCAAAAAGAGAGGAAAGTAAGCTTAAGTAAAGCTTGCTCATTGCTCGATATATCTCGTCAATGTGTCTATCAGAGAGAAAAGCGTGAGGCAACTCGTCAGGCTGAGCTTGCTCCTGTGAGAGGAATGGTACTGGAACTAAGACGCTTCATGCCTCGACTAGGAACTCGTAAGCTCTATTTCTTACTGAAACCTAAGCTGATAGCCAAGGGAATAAAACTTGGTCGTGATGCTTTGTTTAATTACCTCAGAGAAGAACGCTTACTCGTTAAGCCGAAACGGAGTTACACCAAAACAACGAACAGCAGGCACTGGATGAAAAAACATCCGAACTTGCTAAAAGAAGTCGTTCCGTCAAAACCAGAAGAGGTTCTGGTGAGCGACATCACTTATGTTCAGTCGAGCGAGGGCGTTCACTACTTATCATTAGTTACCGATGCCTTCAGTCGTAAAATTATGGGGTATGAAGTCAGTAATGAAATGAAAGCGAGTGATGTTGTGAAGGCTTTAGATATGACGCTAAAGACTCGATGTTATCGTCATGCGACAATCCATCATTCAGATAGAGGACTTCAGTATTGCTCTAGCCTTTATCAAGAGAAGCTTAAAAAGCATGGCATAATACCATCAATGACGGATGGATATGACTGTTACCAAAACGCGTTAGCTGAGCGGGTCAATGGTATCCTCAAGCAAGAGTTCTTGCTTACTCAGTGCAAAGGTCTTAACGAGTTAAAAACGCTTGTTGAAGAGTCTATATATACGTATAACGAAATGAGGCCGCATCTTAGCCTTGGCATGGATACGCCAAATAAAATGCATGAAAAAAGCCAGCAACTTGCGTTACTGGCTTACTAA
- a CDS encoding alanine/glycine:cation symporter family protein gives MTSQINFLNDLLWGSVLIYLLIGVGIYFTYRLGFIQFRHFGHMFSVMKNSRKSDKSGISSFQALCTSLAARVGTGNMAGVAVALTLGGPGAIFWMWLIAMLGMATAFAESALAQLYKTRDDEGNYRGGPAYYMEKGLGMRWMGVVFSICLIIAFGLVFNSVQANSITQAMNVAFGWNPMYVGVALVIMAGFIIFGGMRTIARTAELLVPTMALFYLLIAMYIMAVNIEKLPDVLMLIFRSAFGLEEAASGALGYTIAQGMINGLKRGLFSNEAGMGSAPNAAASATPYPPHPASQGYVQMLGVFMDTIVICSATVAIILMSGEYVPHGEITGIELTQRALSSQVGGWGAIFIAVAIFFFAFTSLVANYSYAETNLIFLEHNHKAGLNVFRVVVLGMVMFGAVADLPTVWAMADVSMGMMAIINLVAIVLLSGTVVKLAADYNKQLSQGKVPTFDSKDYPELHAQLEEGIWDQDKK, from the coding sequence GTGACAAGTCAGATTAACTTCTTAAACGATCTGTTATGGGGTTCCGTACTTATTTACCTCCTTATCGGGGTAGGTATCTACTTTACTTACCGTCTTGGGTTTATTCAGTTCCGTCACTTCGGCCACATGTTCAGTGTGATGAAAAATAGCCGTAAGTCCGACAAGTCAGGTATTTCATCATTCCAAGCGCTATGTACAAGCTTAGCGGCACGTGTTGGTACGGGTAACATGGCGGGGGTTGCTGTTGCTTTAACATTGGGTGGCCCAGGTGCCATTTTTTGGATGTGGCTGATCGCTATGTTGGGTATGGCAACAGCCTTTGCTGAAAGTGCACTTGCACAGCTATATAAAACCCGAGATGACGAAGGAAATTACCGCGGTGGTCCAGCTTATTACATGGAAAAAGGCTTGGGCATGCGCTGGATGGGTGTCGTTTTTTCTATCTGTTTGATCATTGCTTTCGGCCTCGTTTTTAATTCGGTGCAAGCCAACTCTATTACGCAAGCAATGAATGTCGCTTTTGGCTGGAATCCGATGTACGTCGGTGTAGCCTTGGTGATCATGGCGGGTTTCATTATCTTTGGTGGCATGCGCACCATTGCGCGTACTGCAGAGTTACTGGTTCCGACAATGGCGCTGTTTTACTTATTGATTGCGATGTACATCATGGCTGTGAATATCGAAAAGCTGCCTGATGTATTAATGCTGATTTTCCGCAGTGCGTTTGGTCTAGAAGAGGCCGCATCGGGCGCATTGGGCTACACCATAGCGCAGGGCATGATTAATGGCTTGAAGCGTGGTTTGTTCTCGAATGAAGCGGGTATGGGTTCTGCGCCGAATGCTGCTGCTTCTGCAACGCCGTATCCACCACACCCAGCTTCACAAGGTTACGTTCAAATGCTAGGTGTATTCATGGACACCATAGTGATTTGTTCAGCGACGGTGGCGATCATTTTAATGTCGGGTGAATATGTACCGCATGGTGAGATCACTGGCATTGAATTGACGCAGCGCGCGCTAAGCTCGCAAGTGGGTGGCTGGGGTGCAATCTTCATTGCTGTAGCGATCTTCTTCTTTGCGTTTACCTCGCTCGTGGCGAACTATTCGTATGCCGAAACTAACCTGATCTTTTTAGAACATAACCATAAAGCGGGCTTAAATGTATTCCGTGTGGTTGTACTGGGCATGGTGATGTTTGGTGCGGTTGCTGATTTACCTACGGTATGGGCGATGGCCGATGTCTCGATGGGAATGATGGCGATTATCAACCTGGTGGCAATAGTGCTCTTATCCGGCACTGTGGTGAAGCTGGCGGCAGATTACAATAAGCAGCTCTCGCAAGGTAAAGTGCCAACATTCGATAGTAAAGATTACCCAGAACTGCATGCCCAGCTTGAAGAGGGCATTTGGGATCAGGATAAGAAGTAA
- the fldB gene encoding flavodoxin FldB — protein sequence MNIGLFYGSTTCYTEMAAEKIRDCIGPELVTLHNIKETDVSEMNQYDMLILGISTWDFGELQEDWEAVWEQLDGLQLAGKTIALFGLGDQEGYTEWFLDAMGMLHEKLLPTGANFVGYWENKGYEFEASKALTEDEQFFVGLALDEDSQFEQSDMRITTWCEQIMTEYAETL from the coding sequence ATGAACATAGGCCTATTCTACGGCTCGACCACCTGTTATACCGAAATGGCAGCCGAAAAAATTCGAGACTGTATCGGACCTGAGCTAGTCACACTGCATAACATCAAAGAAACCGACGTCAGCGAAATGAATCAATATGACATGCTGATTTTAGGGATTTCCACTTGGGACTTTGGCGAATTACAAGAAGACTGGGAAGCGGTTTGGGAACAACTTGACGGCTTACAACTAGCAGGAAAAACCATCGCCCTCTTTGGCCTAGGTGATCAAGAAGGCTATACCGAGTGGTTCCTGGATGCGATGGGCATGCTGCATGAAAAACTGCTACCAACAGGTGCAAACTTTGTCGGTTACTGGGAAAACAAAGGCTACGAGTTTGAAGCCTCTAAAGCCCTCACCGAAGATGAGCAGTTCTTCGTTGGTTTAGCGCTCGATGAAGACAGCCAGTTTGAGCAAAGCGATATGCGAATCACTACTTGGTGTGAACAAATCATGACGGAATACGCTGAAACCTTATAG
- the srmB gene encoding ATP-dependent RNA helicase SrmB, which produces MRDFSELELDSELLQAIAEIGYSRPTDIQAQAIPHALDGRDVLASAPTGTGKTAAFLLPMIQHLLDFPRKKPGPARVLILTPTRELAIQVAEEARNLAKHTALNIFTITGGISYDDHADLLGKTQDLVVATPGRLMEYIEAERFDCRAIECLILDEADRMLDMGFAKVVDRLHKECRWRNQSMLFSATLEGKGVREFSETILNEPVEVDAEPSRRERKKIHQLYLRCDDMPHKLAILEELLKNQTERSIVFIKTRERLGELRDQLASMDIKCSWIQGEMAQVSRINAIERFRSGEVSVLLATDVAARGIDLPDVSHVINYDLPRTADVYLHRIGRTARAGKKGTAISLVEAHDQGMMERIGRYMKEEVPERFLEGLRPRTKKAKTIKKKKVKVDKKLKAAKQKKALKKQKKKTATKDAK; this is translated from the coding sequence GTGAGAGACTTTTCCGAATTAGAGTTAGATAGCGAACTATTACAAGCAATTGCAGAAATAGGTTATTCACGCCCGACAGATATTCAGGCGCAGGCTATCCCTCATGCCTTGGACGGCCGCGATGTGTTGGCTTCTGCTCCTACGGGTACCGGAAAAACCGCCGCGTTTCTTCTTCCTATGATCCAACACCTGTTGGACTTCCCACGTAAGAAGCCAGGGCCTGCACGTGTATTGATCCTCACACCAACTCGTGAGCTTGCTATTCAAGTTGCTGAAGAAGCACGTAATCTAGCTAAACATACAGCACTCAATATCTTCACCATCACAGGTGGTATTTCTTACGACGACCATGCAGACCTGCTAGGCAAGACGCAAGATCTTGTTGTTGCAACACCGGGGCGTCTTATGGAATACATTGAAGCTGAGCGTTTTGATTGCCGTGCTATCGAATGTTTGATCCTTGATGAAGCCGACCGCATGCTCGATATGGGCTTCGCTAAAGTCGTTGATCGCCTTCACAAAGAATGTCGCTGGCGCAACCAAAGTATGCTGTTCTCAGCAACGCTTGAAGGCAAAGGTGTTCGTGAGTTTTCTGAAACGATTCTAAACGAACCTGTTGAAGTGGATGCTGAGCCTTCACGTCGTGAACGTAAGAAAATCCATCAGCTATACCTACGCTGTGATGATATGCCGCATAAGCTGGCTATCCTTGAAGAGCTATTAAAGAACCAAACCGAGCGTAGTATCGTGTTCATCAAAACGCGTGAGCGCCTTGGTGAGCTTCGTGACCAATTAGCCTCAATGGATATCAAATGTAGCTGGATCCAAGGTGAAATGGCACAAGTGTCTCGCATTAACGCCATTGAACGTTTCCGTAGTGGTGAAGTCTCTGTGCTACTTGCAACCGATGTTGCAGCGCGTGGTATCGATTTACCTGACGTTAGCCATGTTATTAACTACGACTTGCCACGTACCGCAGATGTTTACTTGCACCGTATTGGCCGTACTGCACGTGCCGGTAAAAAAGGAACCGCGATTTCTCTGGTAGAAGCGCATGACCAAGGCATGATGGAACGTATCGGTCGTTACATGAAAGAAGAAGTGCCAGAGCGCTTCCTTGAAGGCCTACGCCCAAGAACGAAAAAAGCGAAAACGATCAAGAAGAAAAAAGTCAAAGTTGATAAAAAGCTAAAAGCAGCGAAGCAAAAGAAAGCGCTGAAAAAGCAAAAGAAAAAAACAGCGACAAAAGACGCGAAGTAA
- the yaaA gene encoding peroxide stress protein YaaA, whose protein sequence is MLIVVSPAKTLDYESPLATQTYTQPTLTDHSAELIKVCRELTPADISTLMKVSDKIAGLNVARFTEWQPEFTTLNSRQAILAFKGDVYTGLEVETMTEGDFAWAQNHLRMLSGLYGLLRPLDLMQPYRLEMGTKLANDRGTNLYQFWGNIITDSLNTALADQGDETLINLASNEYFKAVKPKALKAKVITPVFKDCKNGTYKVISFYAKKARGMMARYIIDNRVDSIEALKAFDTAGYYFVEAESTATELVFKREEQAK, encoded by the coding sequence ATGTTGATTGTGGTTTCTCCTGCAAAAACGCTCGACTATGAATCGCCATTAGCTACTCAAACTTATACCCAGCCAACTCTGACCGATCACTCTGCAGAACTGATAAAGGTGTGCCGTGAGCTGACACCTGCTGATATATCGACACTCATGAAAGTGAGCGACAAAATTGCAGGCTTGAATGTGGCCCGCTTTACAGAGTGGCAGCCTGAATTTACGACACTAAATAGCCGCCAAGCGATTCTGGCGTTTAAAGGTGATGTTTATACCGGCCTTGAGGTCGAGACCATGACTGAAGGTGATTTTGCGTGGGCACAAAATCACCTGCGTATGCTATCTGGGCTTTATGGCTTACTGCGTCCACTTGATTTAATGCAGCCTTATCGTCTAGAAATGGGGACTAAGTTAGCCAATGATCGTGGTACTAACTTGTACCAATTCTGGGGCAACATCATCACGGACAGCCTAAATACGGCACTGGCTGATCAAGGTGACGAGACGCTGATTAATTTAGCTTCGAATGAATACTTTAAAGCGGTTAAGCCAAAAGCATTGAAAGCCAAAGTGATCACGCCTGTTTTTAAAGATTGTAAGAATGGCACTTATAAAGTGATCAGCTTTTATGCCAAAAAAGCGCGCGGCATGATGGCACGCTACATTATTGATAATCGTGTGGATTCAATTGAAGCACTTAAAGCGTTTGATACTGCGGGTTACTACTTCGTCGAAGCAGAATCCACAGCGACAGAGCTTGTGTTTAAGCGTGAAGAACAGGCTAAATAA
- the recJ gene encoding single-stranded-DNA-specific exonuclease RecJ → MIEVKRRPDADTSGFSPATPSILQRIYASRGIQSEAELERGAKGLLSYNQLHGIAPAVDLLVKALKKKTRIIIVGDFDADGATSSALSVLALRMLGCTNVDYLVPNRFDDGYGLSPEVVEQAHAKGAELIMTVDNGVSSIAGVAAAKAKGIDVLVTDHHLPGHELPQADAIVNPNLHECDFPSKALCGVGVAFYLMLAVRAELRKTTWFAEQGIAEPNLAELLDLVALGTVADVVALDGNNRILVHQGLQRIRAGKCRPGIQALIEVANRDPSRIVTSDLGFALGPRINAAGRLDDMSFGVELLLCDNIQAARRMASELDGLNQTRKEIEQGMKDEALAICERLKFNKNDMPYGLVLFQRDWHQGVIGILASRIKELYHRPVIAFADAGNGEIKGSCRSIVGLHMRDVLDLIDTKNPGMITKFGGHAMAAGLTIPEDKLEAFSLAFDEAVRAELDEDALKGVLLTDGELSAGELNLPTAEILRSGGPWGQQFPEPSFDGQFRLLHQKLVGSKHLKMMVEPLSGGAVIDAIAFNVDLRRWPDASVQIIELVYRLDINEFRGNTSVQLMVEHLDAK, encoded by the coding sequence ATGATTGAAGTTAAACGCCGCCCTGATGCTGATACCTCAGGCTTCTCTCCAGCAACCCCCTCCATATTGCAACGAATTTATGCCAGCCGTGGTATCCAAAGCGAAGCGGAGCTTGAACGTGGTGCTAAAGGCTTACTTAGCTATAACCAATTACATGGAATAGCACCAGCGGTTGATTTATTAGTGAAAGCCCTGAAAAAGAAGACTCGCATTATTATTGTGGGGGACTTTGATGCCGACGGTGCGACAAGCTCTGCACTATCGGTGTTGGCACTGCGTATGCTGGGTTGTACCAATGTCGATTATTTAGTGCCTAACCGTTTTGATGATGGCTATGGCTTGAGCCCTGAAGTGGTTGAGCAAGCGCACGCTAAAGGGGCTGAATTGATCATGACGGTCGATAACGGCGTGTCATCCATTGCTGGTGTGGCGGCGGCGAAAGCTAAAGGTATTGATGTCTTGGTGACAGATCACCACTTGCCAGGGCATGAGTTGCCGCAAGCCGATGCTATCGTGAACCCGAACTTGCATGAGTGTGACTTCCCATCAAAGGCGTTATGTGGTGTGGGTGTAGCTTTTTACCTGATGCTAGCGGTACGGGCAGAGCTACGTAAAACCACTTGGTTTGCTGAGCAAGGTATTGCTGAGCCTAATTTGGCTGAGTTACTCGATTTAGTGGCGTTAGGCACAGTCGCTGATGTGGTGGCGCTGGATGGTAATAACCGAATTCTTGTGCATCAAGGTCTACAACGTATTCGCGCTGGTAAATGTCGTCCGGGTATTCAAGCTTTGATTGAAGTGGCAAATCGTGATCCTTCACGGATAGTGACCAGCGATTTAGGCTTTGCTTTAGGCCCACGTATCAATGCGGCAGGCCGCTTGGATGACATGTCTTTCGGGGTCGAGTTGCTACTATGTGACAACATACAGGCTGCGCGACGAATGGCCTCTGAACTTGATGGGTTAAACCAAACTCGGAAAGAAATCGAGCAGGGCATGAAAGATGAAGCTCTGGCTATCTGCGAACGCCTTAAATTTAATAAAAATGATATGCCTTATGGCTTAGTCTTGTTTCAGCGTGATTGGCACCAAGGGGTGATTGGTATTTTAGCCTCGCGCATTAAAGAGCTATACCATCGCCCAGTGATTGCTTTTGCTGATGCGGGCAATGGTGAAATTAAAGGGTCGTGCCGATCGATTGTGGGTTTACACATGCGTGATGTCTTAGATCTAATTGATACTAAAAACCCCGGCATGATTACAAAATTTGGTGGGCATGCGATGGCGGCAGGGCTGACTATTCCAGAAGATAAGCTTGAAGCGTTTAGCCTCGCCTTTGATGAAGCGGTGCGTGCTGAATTGGATGAAGATGCCCTTAAAGGCGTATTACTCACAGATGGTGAATTAAGCGCGGGGGAGTTGAACTTACCTACGGCAGAAATATTACGTAGTGGCGGCCCGTGGGGACAGCAATTTCCTGAGCCGAGTTTTGATGGGCAGTTTCGTTTATTGCACCAAAAGCTGGTGGGCAGTAAGCATTTAAAAATGATGGTTGAGCCACTTAGCGGTGGTGCTGTGATTGATGCCATCGCCTTTAATGTCGATTTACGTCGTTGGCCTGATGCCTCGGTACAAATTATTGAGCTTGTGTACCGATTGGACATCAATGAGTTCCGTGGTAACACCAGCGTACAACTGATGGTCGAACACCTTGATGCCAAGTAA
- a CDS encoding tRNA1(Val) (adenine(37)-N6)-methyltransferase: protein MANGFTFKQFHVDDLGCGMPVSTDGVLLGAWASLKMSGTILDIGTGSGLLALMSAQRSIETQNSIIALEIDPYAAKAARHNFLQSPWGNRLTVIHDDLLHWQTHQTPHSIDTIVCNPPYFNFGQQADCDKRATARHTDTLSHHALLDSVKNLLTPAGVANFILPEYEGRRFIQAAQQRGLYCQRLCEIRTTERKPINRLLFSLTLAECIAEQQQLNIHQQGQYSEEFIKLTQNFYLKM from the coding sequence ATGGCAAACGGCTTTACTTTCAAACAATTTCACGTTGATGACTTAGGCTGTGGCATGCCTGTAAGCACTGATGGCGTCTTATTAGGCGCTTGGGCATCGCTAAAAATGAGCGGTACCATTCTTGATATAGGCACGGGAAGTGGACTCTTAGCACTAATGAGCGCTCAACGTAGTATTGAGACACAAAACAGTATCATCGCGCTAGAGATCGATCCCTACGCAGCAAAAGCTGCTCGACATAACTTTCTGCAATCACCCTGGGGAAATCGCCTGACTGTCATTCACGACGATCTTCTCCATTGGCAAACTCATCAAACACCACACTCTATCGATACCATAGTGTGCAACCCACCTTATTTTAACTTTGGTCAACAGGCTGATTGCGATAAGCGTGCCACTGCCCGTCACACTGATACGTTAAGCCACCATGCGTTACTCGATAGTGTGAAAAATTTACTCACTCCAGCAGGGGTGGCGAACTTCATTCTGCCTGAATATGAAGGACGACGCTTCATTCAAGCAGCCCAACAACGCGGGCTATACTGCCAACGCCTGTGCGAAATCCGTACCACGGAGCGAAAACCGATCAACCGATTGCTGTTTTCATTAACCTTGGCAGAATGCATAGCGGAACAGCAGCAACTGAATATCCATCAGCAGGGCCAGTATTCAGAAGAATTCATCAAATTAACGCAAAACTTCTACTTAAAAATGTAA
- the brnQ gene encoding branched-chain amino acid transport system II carrier protein — protein MKNTLKVTDILALGFMTFAFFLGAGNIIFPPQAGQLAGDNLFPAMFGFLSTAVGLPLIAIIAVAVAGGGWKGLTRDLPPSVATLMAVLIFIIIGPAFAAPRTGLVAYEMAVKPFIADAGQMSLTVFSVVFFAIALFFAWSRGKLIDMIGKFLTPALFAVLAVLAIAVFVNPQGDILPAQGDYVAQAFTTGFLEGYNTMDTFAALMFGMLIVDVIRKKGVTDEKATCTYLVYAGVIAAAGLAFVYISLFYLGATSAGIAPGAENGGAILSIYVQALFGGTGQVILSAIVLLACLTTAIGLISACSDYFSSLTKLSYEKWAVILAVVCGVVANVGLSQLISLSIPVLFALYPVAVALVALTFVRGWLPNPRVAYRVVLLVSLLFSFIDAAKFMGIDVSALNILPLFDYGMAWVIPTVVALVVTRFIGAPAQQEAQAA, from the coding sequence TTGAAAAATACACTCAAAGTAACAGACATCCTAGCATTGGGTTTTATGACCTTTGCGTTTTTCTTGGGGGCGGGAAACATCATATTTCCGCCACAGGCAGGTCAACTTGCAGGTGATAATTTATTCCCTGCTATGTTTGGTTTTCTTTCTACCGCAGTGGGTCTTCCACTGATCGCTATCATTGCAGTTGCAGTTGCTGGTGGTGGTTGGAAAGGCTTAACCCGTGATCTTCCACCTTCTGTAGCAACCCTGATGGCAGTGCTGATTTTTATCATTATTGGTCCAGCTTTTGCAGCACCACGTACAGGGCTAGTTGCTTACGAAATGGCGGTTAAACCCTTTATTGCAGATGCAGGTCAAATGAGCTTGACTGTGTTCTCTGTGGTTTTCTTTGCGATTGCTTTGTTCTTCGCATGGTCGCGCGGCAAGCTGATCGACATGATAGGTAAGTTTTTAACACCAGCTCTGTTTGCGGTATTAGCAGTATTAGCCATTGCGGTGTTTGTGAACCCTCAGGGTGATATTCTTCCTGCACAAGGTGATTACGTAGCGCAAGCGTTCACAACGGGCTTCTTGGAAGGCTACAACACCATGGATACCTTCGCAGCACTGATGTTCGGTATGCTGATTGTTGATGTTATCCGTAAAAAGGGTGTAACAGATGAAAAAGCGACTTGTACTTACTTAGTGTATGCCGGCGTGATTGCTGCTGCGGGTCTGGCTTTTGTTTATATTTCTCTATTCTACCTTGGCGCAACCAGTGCGGGCATTGCGCCTGGTGCTGAAAATGGTGGTGCAATCTTAAGCATCTACGTTCAAGCACTATTTGGTGGTACGGGTCAGGTGATTCTTTCAGCTATCGTGTTACTGGCATGTTTAACTACGGCGATTGGCCTTATCAGTGCATGTTCTGATTACTTCAGCTCATTGACTAAGCTATCTTACGAAAAGTGGGCGGTTATCTTAGCGGTAGTATGTGGTGTTGTGGCAAACGTTGGTCTTAGTCAGCTGATTTCATTGTCTATTCCTGTACTGTTTGCTCTGTACCCAGTTGCGGTTGCTTTGGTCGCGCTGACATTTGTACGTGGTTGGTTACCTAACCCGCGTGTTGCATACCGTGTAGTGTTATTGGTATCACTACTGTTTAGTTTCATTGATGCTGCTAAATTTATGGGTATCGATGTTTCTGCGCTAAATATCTTGCCACTGTTTGATTACGGCATGGCATGGGTTATTCCAACAGTTGTCGCGTTAGTGGTTACACGCTTTATTGGTGCGCCAGCACAACAAGAAGCACAAGCAGCGTAA
- the dsbC gene encoding bifunctional protein-disulfide isomerase/oxidoreductase DsbC codes for MHFFGRTLLATAVALTAFSVSAKPDNAAIESKLSALGLAPTSISPSPVPGMNEALTERGIVYVSDNGEYFIAGHLYQNTGAQPVNLTEQKMAKINKDKLQGMEDEMIVYPAKDEKYVVTVFTDTSCGYCRKLHSEIPAYNDAGITIRYLAFPRGGERSRNLDEMGAIWGAKDPAQAMNDAKNGTFNMDGVKPRNDIVMKQFELGQAMGVSGTPALVLADGTLIPGYQPAPMLRKMLDSKAKS; via the coding sequence ATGCACTTTTTTGGTCGTACTCTGCTTGCCACTGCTGTCGCTTTGACTGCGTTTTCAGTTTCGGCAAAACCTGATAATGCCGCTATTGAATCGAAGTTGAGTGCGCTAGGTCTTGCACCTACATCGATTTCTCCTTCACCTGTACCAGGAATGAATGAAGCGCTAACAGAGCGTGGCATTGTGTACGTGTCTGACAATGGCGAATATTTCATTGCAGGCCACTTATACCAAAATACAGGTGCTCAGCCGGTGAACCTTACCGAGCAAAAAATGGCGAAAATCAATAAAGATAAGCTGCAGGGTATGGAAGACGAAATGATCGTTTATCCAGCTAAAGATGAGAAGTATGTAGTTACTGTCTTTACTGATACCAGCTGTGGTTACTGCCGTAAATTGCACAGTGAGATCCCTGCCTATAATGATGCGGGCATTACTATTCGCTACCTTGCCTTCCCTCGTGGTGGTGAACGTTCACGTAACCTCGATGAAATGGGGGCTATTTGGGGGGCAAAAGATCCTGCGCAAGCAATGAATGATGCTAAGAATGGCACTTTCAATATGGATGGTGTGAAGCCACGTAACGATATTGTGATGAAGCAATTTGAATTAGGTCAAGCGATGGGCGTGTCTGGCACACCAGCTTTGGTGCTTGCGGATGGCACTTTGATCCCTGGCTACCAACCCGCACCTATGCTGCGTAAAATGCTAGATAGCAAAGCGAAAAGCTAA